The following coding sequences lie in one Haladaptatus sp. DJG-WS-42 genomic window:
- a CDS encoding acyl-CoA dehydrogenase family protein: protein VMYPIHSYGSEEQKERWLPDMGTGDAIGCFGLTEPNHGSNPTAMETYAEKDGDEYVLNGAKTWITNSPIADVAIVWARDRSAEDTPVRGFLVETDRDGVTTNKIDEKLSLRASITGEIGLSDVRIPEDNVLPGVSGMKGPLSCLTQARYGIAWGAIGAARDSFETARQYALDRDQFGGPIARFQLQQQKLAEMATQITTSQLLAFRLAELKERGDMRPQHVSMAKRNNVRMARDQSRIAREMLGGNGITADYSPMRHMANMETVYTYEGTHDIHTLILGHDLTGIAAYE, encoded by the coding sequence GTGATGTACCCCATCCACAGCTATGGCAGCGAAGAACAGAAAGAGCGGTGGTTGCCTGACATGGGAACTGGTGACGCCATTGGCTGTTTCGGTCTGACGGAACCAAATCACGGGTCGAACCCGACGGCGATGGAGACGTACGCCGAAAAAGACGGCGACGAATACGTCCTTAACGGGGCAAAAACGTGGATTACGAACTCCCCCATCGCGGACGTGGCAATCGTCTGGGCACGCGACCGCTCGGCCGAAGACACCCCTGTCCGCGGCTTCTTGGTCGAAACTGACCGCGACGGCGTGACGACGAACAAGATCGACGAAAAACTCTCGCTTCGTGCCTCCATCACGGGCGAAATTGGCCTCAGTGACGTGCGCATCCCGGAAGACAACGTCCTGCCGGGCGTCTCCGGTATGAAAGGGCCACTCTCCTGTCTCACGCAGGCGCGCTACGGTATCGCGTGGGGTGCAATCGGTGCCGCCCGCGACTCGTTCGAGACGGCGCGTCAGTACGCGCTCGACCGCGACCAGTTCGGTGGGCCAATCGCGCGCTTCCAGCTCCAACAGCAGAAGCTCGCGGAGATGGCCACCCAGATTACGACCTCCCAGCTGCTCGCGTTCCGACTCGCGGAGCTCAAAGAGCGCGGCGACATGCGTCCCCAGCACGTCTCGATGGCCAAACGCAACAACGTCCGGATGGCCCGCGACCAGTCTCGGATTGCTCGTGAGATGCTCGGTGGAAACGGTATCACGGCGGATTACTCGCCGATGCGCCATATGGCGAACATGGAGACTGTCTACACCTACGAGGGAACCCACGACATTCACACCCTCATCCTCGGCCATGACTTAACGGGTATCGCTGCCTACGAATGA
- a CDS encoding CoA transferase, producing the protein MVGEAKNPETNTGPLDGVTVLDASRVLVGPFCTMQLGDLGADVIKIERPDGGDQTRGWHPPTYGDSEESAYYLSVNRNKRSMTLNLASEDGRELFRDLASEADIVVSNFRVGKMEDWGLDYETLRKENPGLVYCALSGYGEWGPDRDRPAYDLIMQAEGGLMSITGEEDGAPVRVGVAIADIGAGMYATQAILAALLERELGDGTGQKIDVSLLDGQVAWMSYMASNYFATGTPPGRMGSKHPTIAPYQAFPTKDGYVVIAVPSPNLWPKFCAAIDREDLVDDERFSDNASRVENREVLDALLDEEFAQFTTQEILGTMDDFGVPASDVKDMEDVFENPQVEARGMHQSVAHPTAGDVEMAGSPMHLSKTPTSIRQHPPLLGEQTADILKEYGYTDADVERLETDGII; encoded by the coding sequence ATGGTTGGTGAAGCAAAGAATCCAGAGACGAACACCGGGCCGTTGGACGGCGTGACCGTCTTAGACGCCTCGCGCGTGCTCGTCGGACCGTTCTGTACGATGCAGTTGGGCGACCTCGGTGCAGACGTCATCAAAATCGAACGCCCTGACGGCGGCGACCAGACACGCGGCTGGCATCCGCCGACATACGGTGACTCAGAAGAGAGTGCCTACTACCTGAGCGTCAATCGCAACAAGCGCTCGATGACGCTCAACCTCGCGAGCGAAGACGGCCGCGAACTGTTCCGTGACCTCGCAAGCGAGGCAGACATCGTGGTCTCGAACTTCCGCGTCGGCAAGATGGAAGACTGGGGTCTCGATTACGAGACGCTCCGAAAGGAGAATCCGGGCCTCGTCTACTGTGCGCTCTCGGGGTACGGCGAGTGGGGGCCAGACCGCGACCGCCCCGCCTACGACCTCATCATGCAGGCAGAAGGTGGGCTCATGAGCATCACCGGCGAAGAAGACGGCGCACCCGTCCGCGTCGGCGTCGCCATTGCGGACATCGGCGCGGGGATGTACGCCACCCAAGCCATCCTCGCTGCGTTGCTCGAACGTGAACTCGGCGATGGCACGGGCCAGAAAATCGACGTCTCGCTGCTCGACGGGCAGGTGGCGTGGATGAGCTACATGGCCTCTAACTACTTCGCCACCGGAACCCCGCCGGGACGCATGGGGAGCAAACACCCGACGATTGCGCCGTATCAAGCGTTTCCAACGAAAGACGGCTACGTTGTCATCGCGGTTCCCTCGCCAAACCTGTGGCCGAAGTTCTGTGCGGCCATCGACCGCGAAGACCTCGTCGACGACGAACGCTTTTCGGACAACGCCTCGCGTGTCGAAAACCGTGAGGTGCTCGATGCGTTGTTAGACGAGGAGTTCGCGCAGTTCACCACCCAAGAAATCCTCGGCACGATGGACGACTTTGGCGTCCCCGCGAGCGACGTAAAGGATATGGAAGACGTGTTCGAAAACCCGCAAGTCGAAGCCCGCGGGATGCATCAATCGGTTGCCCACCCGACCGCAGGCGACGTCGAAATGGCTGGCAGCCCGATGCACCTCTCGAAGACGCCGACAAGTATCCGCCAGCATCCGCCGTTGCTCGGCGAGCAGACCGCAGACATTCTCAAGGAGTACGGCTACACCGACGCGGACGTCGAACGGCTTGAAACCGACGGCATCATCTGA